From Cellulomonas dongxiuzhuiae, the proteins below share one genomic window:
- a CDS encoding type II toxin-antitoxin system death-on-curing family toxin, producing MIYLTAEELLVVARRVVGDLVVRDIGLVESAAARPRTQVGGTDAYPDLLTKAAALLHSLTRNHALLDGDERLALAGTIVFLGVNGTRLVATNDDAYDLIMDVAAGRVDDVGSIRERLARLTEAW from the coding sequence ATGATCTACCTCACCGCCGAGGAGCTGCTCGTCGTCGCGCGGCGCGTCGTCGGCGATCTGGTCGTGCGTGACATCGGCCTCGTGGAGTCGGCCGCCGCACGACCACGGACTCAGGTTGGCGGGACCGACGCGTACCCCGACCTCCTCACCAAGGCGGCCGCACTGCTCCACTCGCTGACTCGCAACCACGCCCTGCTGGACGGGGACGAGCGACTCGCACTCGCGGGCACCATCGTGTTCCTGGGCGTCAACGGCACGCGACTGGTCGCGACGAACGACGACGCCTACGACCTCATCATGGACGTCGCTGCCGGCCGGGTGGACGACGTCGGGAGCATCCGCGAACGCCTCGCACGCCTGACCGAAGCCTGGTGA
- a CDS encoding ribbon-helix-helix protein, CopG family: protein MAMTLRLDAAETEALRRRAEVEHRSMQDVARQAVRDYIERTSREDLINAVMDSELPRYAEALERLGR from the coding sequence ATGGCGATGACACTTCGACTCGACGCGGCCGAGACCGAGGCTCTGAGACGCCGCGCGGAGGTCGAGCACCGTTCGATGCAGGACGTGGCCCGCCAAGCCGTTCGCGACTACATCGAGCGCACCTCGCGAGAGGACCTCATCAACGCGGTGATGGACAGTGAGCTCCCCCGGTACGCCGAGGCGCTCGAGCGCCTCGGCCGATGA
- a CDS encoding squalene cyclase has protein sequence MALDRALLDWLLDSDPALRWQVERDLVGAPEEVWRATRARVTTEGFGARLLALQDDDGQWAGGAYFPRGFDFEGPEAQPGAGQPWTATTWTLNALRDWGLDAAVLAGTADKLQANSRWEYNDEPYWAGEVDCCINAFTLANGAWLGADVTGLAAWFPEHRLPDGGWNCEWVEGSTRSSVHSTLNTVKGLLSYEAATGSDAVRAARHAGEEYLLERRLLRRVTDGEPLGPWVTVFCYPFRWRFSTLNALDHFRAAALHDGTAPDARLADAVETVRAARQPDGTWLQEHRLPGRAWFEVDVPPGEPSRWLTFHAARVLAWWDGEVSGTRT, from the coding sequence ATGGCCCTTGATCGCGCCCTGCTCGACTGGCTGCTCGACTCCGATCCTGCGCTGCGGTGGCAGGTCGAGCGTGACCTCGTCGGTGCGCCCGAGGAGGTGTGGCGGGCGACCCGGGCGCGTGTGACGACCGAGGGGTTCGGTGCGCGGCTGCTCGCGCTGCAGGACGACGACGGCCAGTGGGCGGGCGGCGCGTACTTCCCGCGCGGCTTCGACTTCGAAGGGCCCGAGGCGCAGCCCGGCGCGGGTCAACCGTGGACGGCGACGACGTGGACCCTCAACGCGCTGCGCGACTGGGGGCTCGACGCAGCCGTGCTCGCGGGCACGGCCGACAAGCTCCAGGCCAACAGCCGCTGGGAGTACAACGACGAGCCGTACTGGGCCGGCGAGGTCGACTGCTGCATCAACGCCTTCACGCTCGCGAACGGCGCGTGGCTCGGCGCGGACGTCACCGGGCTCGCGGCGTGGTTCCCCGAGCACCGGCTGCCCGACGGCGGCTGGAACTGCGAGTGGGTCGAGGGCTCGACGCGCTCGTCGGTGCACTCGACGCTCAACACCGTGAAGGGCCTGCTGTCGTACGAGGCCGCGACCGGCTCGGACGCGGTGCGCGCCGCCCGGCACGCCGGTGAGGAGTACCTGCTCGAGCGCCGGCTGCTGCGGCGCGTGACCGACGGCGAGCCGCTCGGGCCCTGGGTGACGGTGTTCTGCTACCCGTTCCGCTGGCGGTTCAGCACGCTGAACGCGCTCGACCACTTCCGCGCGGCGGCACTGCACGACGGCACCGCGCCCGACGCACGCCTGGCCGACGCGGTCGAGACCGTGCGCGCCGCCCGGCAGCCCGACGGCACGTGGCTGCAGGAGCACCGGCTGCCGGGGCGCGCGTGGTTCGAGGTCGACGTGCCGCCGGGCGAGCCCTCCCGGTGGCTGACCTTCCACGCCGCGCGCGTCCTGGCGTGGTGGGACGGCGAGGTCAGCGGAACTCGAACCTGA